The region CGACCGTGATGTCCGCCGCGTCGCTCCTCGTCCTGGTCACGGCCTCCATGTTCTGGAAGCGCGTGCCCGGCGCGATCCTGGTGCTGGTCCTCGGCACGGCGGCGACCGCGCTCCTCGCCATTCCCGTCGACACGATCGGATCGCGCTTCGGCGGCATCCCGCAAGGGCTACCGCGCCTCGTGATCCCCGTGTTCCGTCCCGAGCTGATCGGCCCCCTTCTCTCTCCGGCCGTGACGGTGGCCCTTCTCGGCGCGATCGAGTCCCTGATGAGCGCCACGGTCTCGGATCGGATGTCCGGAGACCGGCACAATCCCAACGTCGAGCTGGTCGCGCAGGGCGTGGCCAACATCGCGTCTCCGCTCGTGGGGGGACTGCCCGCCACGGGGGCGATCGCGCGGACCGCCACGAACATCCGCTCGGGAGCGCGCACGCCGGTCGCCGGCATGATCCACGCGCTGACGCTGCTCGCGGTCCTGGTCCTCGCGGCGCCGCTCGCGCGGTTCGTTCCGCTGCCCGCGCTCGCCGCGATCCTCCTCATGGTCGCGTACAACATGGGCGACTGGGGGGAGATCCCCGAGCTCCTCCGGATGGGGAAGTCGGACATCAGCGTGTGGCTCATCACCTTCGCGCTGACCGTGTTCGCCGACCTCACGCTCGCGGTCGAGGTCGGGATGGTCCTTGCCGCGCTCCTCTTCATCCGAAAGGTGGCCGTGACGACGGAGGTCGAGGAGATCACGAGCGCCCACGTCGAGGAGGACCGGACCCATCGACTCGTGGACCGCGCGATTCCCGACGACGTGACCGTGTTCCGCATCCGCGGCCCCTTCCTGTTCGGATCGACCGAGAAGCTCGAGGCGGTCGGCGACCGGGCGTCGCTGACCCCCATCGTGATCCTCCGCCTGCGCGACATGACCGCCATCGACGCGACGGGGCTCACCGCGATCGAGGAGCTGGCCGGCCGCCTCCGGGACCGGGGATCGACGCTCCTCCTGTGCGGCGCGAGGGAGCAGCCCAAGCTCCTCATGCGGAAGGCCGAGTTCGAGCGCCACGTGGGCGAGGAGAACTTCTGCGAGAACATCGAGCAGGCGCTCGCGCGGGCGGCGGTGATCCGGGCCGGAACGGAGCCCACGGGCCCCGCCCGAGCCGCCGACCCAACACATTGAGGGACAGCCGCTTCCAGCTCCCTAAGCAACCCCCTCCGGCGAGCCGATAGGAAGGCGATGGATCCTGCGCTCCGGGGATCGCTCCCGGGGCGGTCGGCTCGCACCCGAGGAACCGCTCCACGCCCATGTCCCGCCAAGACGGCATGACCCTGGTCGAGCTCGCCGCGGCGCTCCTCATCGCGGGCATCGTGGCCCTGATCGCCGTGCCCAACTACCTCGACCTCGTGCGAAGCACACGCGCGATGCAGGCGGTCGGCGATCTCTACGCCGTCCGGGCGGCGGCGTACCTCAACTACGGCGACACCACGACGTGGCCGCCGGACGCGGCCGCGGGCATTCCGCCGCAGCAGCTCCTGGACCGGCTCCCGCACGGGTTCCGGTTCGTGAAGGAGCACTACAAGATCGACTGGGAGAACTGGATCGGCGAGCTCCGCAAGGACGGCGACGCGAGGGCGGGCGTCGAGGTGGGAGTCTCGATCGTGAGCAACGACCAGAAGCTCCTCGATGCCGTGCAGAGGCTCCTGTCGCGGTACTACACGATCCGCACCACGCCGACGAAGATGACGCTCCAGATCGCCGGTCCGAGCGGGATCTAGATCGGCAGCTCGACGATCTCGGCGCGCGGCGCTCCGTCGCCGGTCTCGAGGCGCGCCACGGTCACCGGCAGCTTGAACCTCCTCGGACCCGCGCTTCCCGGGTTCACGTAGAGCACGCCGCGCCGTGTGAGGACCCTGGGCTCGTGCGTGTGCCCGCTCACCACGACGCGACAGCCGGCGACGCCGGGATCCAGGTCGAGATCGTCCAGGATGTGGAGGACGTAGATCGAGACGCCCTCGACGGTGAGGATCGCGGTCGCCGGAAGGCGCCGCGCGAGATCGCCGCCGTCGACGTTCCCGCGCACCGCGGTCACGGGCGCGACGCGCGCGAGCTCCTCCAGGATGGCCGGGTCGCCGACATCGCCCGCATGCACGATGGCCGTGACGCCTCGGAGCGCCTCGACGGCTTCGGGACGGAGGAGCCCGTGCGTATCGGAGATCAGCCCGACGAGCGCCATGGCGCCGCTGCCGTGCTCGAGTCCGGGGTGGAGGTCCCGGAGGTCAGAACGTGAACCCGCCCCGGAAGTAGAATCGATCCCCCTCGACCGAGTGGGCGATCCCGGCGGAGCCCACGCCGCGGTCGTTCAGGTAGGAGATCCACGCGCCGCCGCCGACCCCGGTGTGCCACAGGTCCGATCCCTCTTCGTCGAGCCACACGCGTCCCGCGTCGGAGAACCCGAGGAGGCCGACGCGCGCGGGAAGGAGGAGCCGGATCTGCCCGAGCGAGAGCCGCGCTTCGGCGTTTCCCCACAGGGACGAGTCGCCGCGGAAGCGCTGGGCGCGGAATCCGCGCACGGTGTAGTCCGGCTCTCCGATCGCGATCTCGCCGAGGGTGCCGCCGCCGATCACGGCCGATTCCTGGAACGGGTACCTGCCGAAGACGCTCTTGCCGCCGCCCCGGAGCGCCAGGGTGATCGCGCGTCCCGCGGAGACGTACCACGCGACCGCGCCGTTCACGTGCCCGAACGTTTCCTCGACGTCCCAGATCTCGGGGTACGCCGCGCCCCCCGCGGTGACCCGCCAGCCGCGCCTCGGAAAGATCGCGCTGTCACGGCTGTCGAACTCCAGCACCGCGAACGCGCCCACCTGTCCGAAGTCGCCGAGGCCGTAGGGCTGCTCCAGCTCGATCAGAGAGGAGTCCGCGTCGTCCTGGCCTCTCAGCTTGTTGATCACGGCGAGCGGTCCGAAGGAGAGCACGCCGCCCCTGCCGAACGGCTGGCTGAACGAGGGACGGAGGAGATACTGCGTCTGGCGCACTCGCGTGAAGTCGGTGTCCTCGATGTCCTCGGTTTCGTTTCCGAGCCCATAGTAACGGAGCACCTCGACCCCCGAAGCGAAGGCGTGGAGCCCCCAGTACGAGCTCCGGTTCTCGCGCCGGAACTCTCCGTCGTACTCGACCTTGCCGTTCTGCGACCCGAACGCCCACCCGGCGCGTAGGAAGTGGCTCTGGGAGTACGGGTGCTTGCGGAACGAATACGACATGAAGTCGATGCTCCACCCGAGGAAGATCCCGAGGTCCGCGCTGTAGTTCACCCAGGGCGCCTGGATGGTCTTGTTGCCCCAGTCGCGGGGACCAATCCAGGGGGAGTTCTGCGAGCGGGGAGGCGACTCGTACCGGCGGCTGTCGTACGGCGCCCCCACCGCCACGTTCTGCCCTTCGTCGTCCGAGAGCTTCACGGGGCCGCTTCCCTTCGCGAGGAGGCTGTCGTTTCCCTGCCCCCCGATGGCTCGGATCGTGACGCCGCCGGGCGGACCCGTCACCGTGAATCGGTCGTCTCCGCCCATCGCGTAGAGCCGGACCTCGTCCGTCTCGTCCGGACGGAACGTCCGCCGGAAGTAGGGCGCGCCTCCGGCGGCCGCGGGCACCCC is a window of Candidatus Eisenbacteria bacterium DNA encoding:
- a CDS encoding prepilin-type N-terminal cleavage/methylation domain-containing protein is translated as MSRQDGMTLVELAAALLIAGIVALIAVPNYLDLVRSTRAMQAVGDLYAVRAAAYLNYGDTTTWPPDAAAGIPPQQLLDRLPHGFRFVKEHYKIDWENWIGELRKDGDARAGVEVGVSIVSNDQKLLDAVQRLLSRYYTIRTTPTKMTLQIAGPSGI
- a CDS encoding SulP family inorganic anion transporter, with the translated sequence MNLQAWLPKSVTCLREGYGSQDFVRDLIAGVTVGLVALPLAMAFAISSGVPPQSGIYCAIVAGFLISALGGSRTQIGGPTGAFVVVVSGIVLHHGIDGLFLCTLLAGVFLVILGATGMGTAVDYIPRPVVVGFTNGIAVVIASTQIEDFFGLHLEHPASTVVPRLQQALQGIDGISVPATVMSAASLLVLVTASMFWKRVPGAILVLVLGTAATALLAIPVDTIGSRFGGIPQGLPRLVIPVFRPELIGPLLSPAVTVALLGAIESLMSATVSDRMSGDRHNPNVELVAQGVANIASPLVGGLPATGAIARTATNIRSGARTPVAGMIHALTLLAVLVLAAPLARFVPLPALAAILLMVAYNMGDWGEIPELLRMGKSDISVWLITFALTVFADLTLAVEVGMVLAALLFIRKVAVTTEVEEITSAHVEEDRTHRLVDRAIPDDVTVFRIRGPFLFGSTEKLEAVGDRASLTPIVILRLRDMTAIDATGLTAIEELAGRLRDRGSTLLLCGAREQPKLLMRKAEFERHVGEENFCENIEQALARAAVIRAGTEPTGPARAADPTH
- a CDS encoding BamA/TamA family outer membrane protein, producing the protein MIGSGPWGWAARFRHALLALLAPFALTVCLLFPGSSGAQPAEVLQNGAHLTGLTSAQPVFRDSVTIVAGHDYAKPGIHEFFFGDNYRMLWDTPVRVPVLDLRATAGGLTPERRVGGLQTRALAIKGADGRSYTFRGLEKEVSGILEEDLQGTVAEDLLRDQMSAQHPASELVASEITRAAGIHTQDWTLVVLPDDPALGPFQKEFAGAVGFFAEFPTGPSAGRPGTGGLVEILGYRDLYQRLDEGTALVDTREFLKARLVDLMMGDWDRHRRQWRWGRYPESPFFTPVVEDRDQAFSRYRGVMLDFARMRDSRFQNFEEEYGSLQGLTWNGRDQDRRLLSNLDAAAFDTMAAQVRAILTDEVLERAVAKMPPEWRRIDGARLLRDLKRRRDDVGVIARRFYRYLAKDVDVWMTHLAEHVDAVRAENGDLTLTIRAVGTLPSGQHAAVEGVPAAAGGAPYFRRTFRPDETDEVRLYAMGGDDRFTVTGPPGGVTIRAIGGQGNDSLLAKGSGPVKLSDDEGQNVAVGAPYDSRRYESPPRSQNSPWIGPRDWGNKTIQAPWVNYSADLGIFLGWSIDFMSYSFRKHPYSQSHFLRAGWAFGSQNGKVEYDGEFRRENRSSYWGLHAFASGVEVLRYYGLGNETEDIEDTDFTRVRQTQYLLRPSFSQPFGRGGVLSFGPLAVINKLRGQDDADSSLIELEQPYGLGDFGQVGAFAVLEFDSRDSAIFPRRGWRVTAGGAAYPEIWDVEETFGHVNGAVAWYVSAGRAITLALRGGGKSVFGRYPFQESAVIGGGTLGEIAIGEPDYTVRGFRAQRFRGDSSLWGNAEARLSLGQIRLLLPARVGLLGFSDAGRVWLDEEGSDLWHTGVGGGAWISYLNDRGVGSAGIAHSVEGDRFYFRGGFTF
- a CDS encoding metallophosphoesterase family protein, which translates into the protein MALVGLISDTHGLLRPEAVEALRGVTAIVHAGDVGDPAILEELARVAPVTAVRGNVDGGDLARRLPATAILTVEGVSIYVLHILDDLDLDPGVAGCRVVVSGHTHEPRVLTRRGVLYVNPGSAGPRRFKLPVTVARLETGDGAPRAEIVELPI